CTCGCCTTGGTCCGGCCGGAGTTTGAGAAACTGAACAAAGGGGCTCATTTAAACTCCGTGTTGGAGCAACATGGAATGCATGCGGTTACGATGTGCCCTCCGGCGACAGCGGCGCGATGCCAAGGTCAAGTCCTAGAGGCAATTAAACGCGTAAAGGACTGGAATAAACCCGGGAGCGATCTGCTGTACCCAGCACTACGGCTCTGGGATAATATTGGCAACTGCGCGATTTATGTGTCGTCGAACGCGATCGAAATCACGCCCCCCTTTATTCCAACCGGCGTCTACGGCTTCCTTGGAAAGGGTATTCGCCGCGTCTACTTGTCTGCTACTCTGGAGTTTGAGACTGATTTCGTGCGCGGGTTTGGCCGTCGGATCTTGAATCAGATCGCTCCCGACAATGATGCGGGTAATGGAGAACGGTTGATCTTGCTGAGTAGCCTCTTCAAGTCCAAATCGGATCCAAAAGACATCGCGGCAGAGGTGATGAAGTCAAACAAGCTTCTAATTTCTGTGCCGTCTTACCCAAGAGCGCAAACTTGGAAAAACGTGGGCACGCCTCCGAGTAGGGCAAGTTTTTCCTCAGAACTTCAGGCATTCCGAAATGCGTCATCCGGGGCATTCATCCTGGTGTCGCGTATCGACGGTATCGATCTTCCGCAAAACACATGCCGCGTCATGCTTATCGATGGGGCGCCATCCGGCACGAGTTTGATGGATCAGTACCTATTTCAGCATCTTTCGTTAAGCAATCTGTTCTCGACAAAGATGGCGGGGCGGATCACGCAGCTATTGGGCCGAATTAATCGAGGCAGAAGTGACTACGGGGCCTTCATTATTCATGGCTCGGACTTGAACGTTTGGCTGAAGACGGAGCGAAACGTCGCGCTGCTGCCGCCGCTAATTCGAAAGCAGGTAATTCTTGGCCAAACAGTCCAAGAAGGGATGGGTGAAGGCGGGGCTTCCGATATTGCTGCTCTTATATCCCAGGTGATCTCTCGCGATCCAGGTTGGCTCCAATTTTATCGCGATACGGTCGACGGTCTAGAGGTCTCACCGGATGCGCTGAACAAGGTGAAGGAGCGCGAAGCCCAACTTGCCACCTCCGCGGTCGCCGAATGCGAGTTTATGACCCGAATGTGGCAGGGCGATATCGATGGTGCACGCGCAGCTTTGCTGGAGATCCTCGATGCCACGGCTCTTGCAGACGCAAGACTTGCGGGGTGGTATTCTGTCTGGTTGGGCGCTGCCTATGAAAACGAGGGTGACAACGAGACCAGCCTTGCGCACTACAAGAAGGCTCGGTCGCGATTGTCGGCATGGTTGAATGTTCCATTTAGAGGAGAGATCGACGCAAAGGTCGAGGCCGAGGGTGCCAGAACTCCATTGCAACGAACTCTCTTGACCACCAACCATCATGGCCCACAGGCGGTCGGCGACCTGGTTTGGAAGCTCAAAAACCAAGCCAAGATACTCCTGGAAGCGAACGCATCATCCGGAGCGAAGGAAGAGGCCGTGCGACTGTTCGGCGAACTCCTTGGCTTCGAAGCGTCGCGCCCAGACAACGAGTATGGTCTCGGACCTGACGTGACCTGGATCGATCCAGAGACCAAGGCCGGAGCCGCGTTCGAACTTAAAACACAAAAGAACAGCCCGGCGGAATACACCAAGCAGGAGGTCGGCCAAGCCCATAACCATATTCAGTGGTTGGCGGATAACGAGGGTGAGGTCAGTTGGGAAGGACTGCTTCTCGTCGGGCCGCCTGGCGTATGTAAGGCGGAAGCGAGCCCCTCGGACCACCTCTACCTCGTTGAAACTCAAGCCCTCGCGGCGCGTTTCTTGGAGTTTACGGCAAAAGTCGACGACACGAGGGGGCGGACCGCGATTGAACGATGGACAATTCTCAACGAAATTGGCGGGCTCTCTGAATGGCAGACCTCTGGGTGGTTCCGAGCGCTTGCGAAGACGAAGCTCAAAAGTTTGAAGAAGTGACAGCGTCGCTACTGCCCATACGTCATGATACGCTGGTTCGGCAATCGCCTCCCAGCGTATCATGACGTTGGGAGGCGGCTTTCGCCCCACACGAAGGGGGCATCATGCGTGGGTCCGGACGAGCGCGCTCCGACAACCGTTTCCTACGCCAGTAGTCGGACAGTCCTGGCGCTCCTCAAACTATACGACTATCGCGGGAGCAGTAGGTGGCCTTATACCAGTTGGCGTATGTCAGCTTCCGCTGTCTTCATCAACGCGTCCACCGCGCTAATCCCCATCGCAATGGACACGTCAATACGGGTTTCCAGGTCTACATAGTATCCGAGGGTGGCCCTGAAGCCGTAAGCGTCCGGTGAGCGGATTTTGCTGAACGAGCCAGTTAGGCGATGTTCTGGCATTAGAACCAGCATTAGTGCTGACACTAATTCCAGATCTGAGAGGTTGGCATGGCTCGCATGGAGATCATTTCCGGCGTTGAGCGTAGGCGGCGATGGTCGAAAGAAGCTAAGCTGGAGATATTGGCAGAAGCCGACCGGCCTGGCGTCCGCATTGGTGATGTAGCTCGTCGCCATGACATCTATCCGGCTCAGATCCGTTTATGGCGGCAGACACTTAGCCACTTCGAGGCGTCAACCTCGTTTCTTCCGGTACAGCTCGTCGACGAAGTAGGCCTCGGGCAGCCGCCTGTAGCTTCGCCGACGCCAGTGTTTATCGAGATCTCGCTCCGAAACGGGCGGGGTTTGAAAGTTCCAGCAGACATCGAGCGAAAGACGCTGGCATCGTTGATCGCCTGTGTGGAGGCAGCATGATCGGGCCATCGGGGAATGTGCGGGTCTATTTGGCCTGTGGGGTGACCGACATGCGTCGTGGGATTGATGGTCTCTCGGCGCTGGCCGAGACCGTCATAAAGGAAGCGCCAGGGTCCGGCGCCATCTTCGGGTTCCGCGGCAAGCGCGCGGATCGGATCAAGCTTTTATGGTGGGATGGCCAGGGGTTCTGCCTATTCTACAAGGTTCTGGAGCGCGGATATTTTCCTTGGCCGACGGCGAAGGATGGCGTGGCGCACCTGACACAGGCCCAACTTTCCATGCTTATCGAGGGGATCGACTGGCGTCGACCGGCGTGGACTTCCGCTCCCGGCCGAACGGGGTAAACACCTTATTTTACAAGGGAATCCAGGCAAAGATGCTAGCGCTTGAGGCGCAAATCGGCTACGTTTTTGGGCATGAAAACAACGCCGCTGGACAGTCAGGACGAGCTTGCTGCTTTGCGGGTGCTCGTCGCTGAACAGGCGGCGAAACTCAGCGAGCAAGAAGCGGAGGTCGGCAAACGCGACTCCATTATCAGCCTTCTGCGCGCGCAACTGGAACTGCTCCGCCATCGGCAGCATGGCCCTTCTTCGGAAAAGATCGATCGGAAGATCGAGCAATTTGAGCTGATGTTGGAGGAGATCGAGGCCTCTCGCGCGGAGGCCGAGATGCGCTCCGGGAAAGCCCCCTTGCCGGAGTTGGATGACGCACCTGGTAAGCCGAAGCGCAGACCTCTGCCGGATGGCCTGGCAACCGAAGAGCTGGTCTATGCGGCCCCCTGCCGTTGCCCGACCTGTGGTGGCAGGTCTTTCCTGAAGGCGGCGGACAAGGTGGTCCAGGTGATGGAGCACGTACCGGCGTCAGTGAAGATTGTCCGCCACGTCGAAAAGCGCATGATCTGCAAGGACTGCGATACGACGGTATCCGGCGAAATGCCGACCTTGCCGATCGAGCGAGGCAAACCCGGACCGGGCTTGCTCGCCCATATCATGGTCGCCAAATTCGACGACCACATTCCGCTCTATCGTCTATCCGAGATGTACGACCGGCTGGGGATAGACATCTCCCGGTCCGTGATGGCGGACTGGATGGGCCGTGTGTCCGTTCTGCTTTCGCCCCTCATTTTGCTGATCAGAGCCCATATCGCCGCGGTCGATCGAATACATACGGACGATACCCCGGTTGATGTTCTCGATCCTGGGCGAGGAAAGACAAAAACCGGTAGGGTCTGGGTCTATGTCTTCGATGGCAGTGGCTATCAAGATCCAACTCCCAGAGCCACTGCTTATTATTATAGCCCCGACCGCAAGGGCGCACATCCCGCAGACCACCTCGCTGACTTCAGCGGCGTGATGCATGCGGATGGCTATGGTGGCTATAAGAAGCTTTACGGCAATCAGATCATCGAGGCCGCGTGCATGGCGCATGTGCGCCGCAAGTTCCATGACGTGATCAAACTCAAGCCATCACCGATCGCCGGGGAGGCGCTGACGCACATCGGCGCGCTCTACGATATCGAGGATCGTATCCACGGCATTCCGGCTGATGAGCGACGCGCACTGCGCCAGGAACATGCCAGGCCCATCCTGAGGGACTTGAAGGTGTGGATCGAGGATACGCTTCCGACGTTGCCGCAGAAACAGAAGCTGGCGGAAGCGATGCGATACGCACTCTCGCGATGGGACGCATTGAGCGTTTACATCGACGACGGCCGTGTCGAAATCGACAACAATATAGCCGAACGTGCGATGCGCCCCCTCGGGATTGGCCGTAAGAACTGGCTCTTCGCCGGCTCGGACAAGGGCGGAGAGCGCATCGCCAATATCCTGACCATCATCGAAACGGCCAAACTGCATGGCCACAATCCCGAAATCTACCTCACGGACGTCCTAACCCGGATCAAGGATTACCCAATAGACAGGCTGGAAGATCTGTTGCCATGGAATATGCTCCCAGCAGGTTCCGCACTGCAGAAGGCTGTATGATGGCTCGTTCGATGCACATTTATACGATCGAAAACGTCGCCGCCATGATCGGCGAAAACCTGGAACTGCTCAGAGAAATCTCCGCCAACTCGGACAATATCGACTACGGCGAAATGGTGCACGTCCACGACCGAAGAGGGCACAACCGGCTTCACGGACCGAGGCGTCGAATGCATCGAGGAGTTCCTAGCGGATATCCGGACATGGCACGGAGGAGTTCGCCAGTTTTTGGTCGATGAACAATGCGACCCTGAAACGATCGAGCGCATAATGACCGACGAGCTAAAGCGCGCGCCCTAACTCTGCGCCTCGAGCACGGCAAAAAATGCATTCGCCGGACGCTCACCTGAAGCCGTCGGGGTAGGTAATTACAACCGGCTGCCCGTTGTGCGTGACATCGATTTTGACCTGGTTGGGAGTCCTAGGTTCAGTGAAGGCCGACACGAGGTAGTCGAGGTTCTTGTGGCTGAACTTAGTAGTTTTGAAAATTGTGGCGTTTGCCGACGGCATTTAACTGTATCCTTCAAATTGAAAAGTTTCTTGAAACGATCACACAGGTAGCAAAAGCAAAACGTCTTTGACTAGACTTCGCACCGCGGTGGTCCAAAGTCCTCCAGTGTTTTTAGTCGAGCCGTTTCAGTGCTACCTATCCGTGTCTGAGGCTATAGCCGTTGGCCGATAGTTTAGGGGATTTCCAACCGGATGTTCCAGTGCGAACGACGGTGTAGGTTCTCATGCGTACCGAGGACGCGGGCCTGCTCTGGTAACCCCTGGATTCTGCGCCCTATAACGCGACAGATCGTAGATTCTCAATTTGATAATAAAGATAATTCCTCTCCGAGCGAACCCCTGCGATTTTACTTTAAACAATTACTCCACCAGCATAAGGCGACGCAAAATGTCATCAGGTAACAGCGCAGGAATCTTTTCGAGCTTCAAACTGGGCGGTTTGGATCTGCCTAGTCGGATTGTAATGGCCCCAATGACGCGGAGCCGCGCCGGAGACAATGAAGTACCTCTCGAGATTGCGGCCACCTACTACGAGCAGCGAGCGAGCGCTGGCCTGATTATCAGCGAAGGAACTCAGATTTCGCGCCAAGGGCTCGGCTATCCAGGTACGCCCGGAATCCATTCCGACGAACAGGTTGCAGGTTGGCAAAAAGTGACTTCACGCGTTCATGACGCTGGGGGGCGCATTTTCGCGCAGCTCTGGCATGTCGGTCGAATTTCTCACCCGTCGCTGCAGCCGGACAATGGTCTTCCGGTCGGTCCATCGGCTATCCAGCCGGCTGGAGAGATCTTCACATTCTCGGGGATGCAGCCATTTGTAACGCCACGTGCACTCGAGCTCAGCGAGATCAAGGAAATCATTGACCAGTACAAAGCCGCGGCCGAAAACGCTAAGCGCGCTGGGTTTGATGGCGTAGAACTGCATGGTGCCAATGGCTACCTCATCGATCAGTTCATTAGGGACAAGACCAACCGCCGCACCGACGCTTATGGTGGCACCGCGCTCAACCGGGTTAGGTTGCTCCTGGAGGCAACTGACGCTTTGATTGATGTGTGGGGTGCCGAGCGGGTAGGTGTACGACTGTCTCCTACAAATCCCTTCAACGATATTGCCGATAGCCATCCGGCAGACACTTTCGCGGTCGCCGTTCGAGAACTAGCCAGCCGTTCGTTGGCGTATCTTCATGTCGTCGAGCCTCAGCAAGGGCATACTGTCGAAAAAGGCGAGTGGCCAGATATCAAGTATTTCCGCCGGTTGTGGGATGGAGTCTTGATGGCCAATGGCGGCTATACGTTGGAAAGGGCCAACCAAGTCGTTAACG
The nucleotide sequence above comes from Ensifer adhaerens. Encoded proteins:
- a CDS encoding DEAD/DEAH box helicase family protein; protein product: MIDFNKLSRPKTTSAPLDPLEIFAKTPNLSNAPNDLWKGQAEALTRWHANRDQDDNAILLNTGAGKSIVGVLIAQSLVNEQIGPIVFACSTIDLVEQTARECQRLGIPFTTRTSGEFSDDKFETGKAFCITTYQALFVANTTFTKGKTPAGVIFDDAHVAERMIRDAFTLSISKESYPTLYADVLALVRPEFEKLNKGAHLNSVLEQHGMHAVTMCPPATAARCQGQVLEAIKRVKDWNKPGSDLLYPALRLWDNIGNCAIYVSSNAIEITPPFIPTGVYGFLGKGIRRVYLSATLEFETDFVRGFGRRILNQIAPDNDAGNGERLILLSSLFKSKSDPKDIAAEVMKSNKLLISVPSYPRAQTWKNVGTPPSRASFSSELQAFRNASSGAFILVSRIDGIDLPQNTCRVMLIDGAPSGTSLMDQYLFQHLSLSNLFSTKMAGRITQLLGRINRGRSDYGAFIIHGSDLNVWLKTERNVALLPPLIRKQVILGQTVQEGMGEGGASDIAALISQVISRDPGWLQFYRDTVDGLEVSPDALNKVKEREAQLATSAVAECEFMTRMWQGDIDGARAALLEILDATALADARLAGWYSVWLGAAYENEGDNETSLAHYKKARSRLSAWLNVPFRGEIDAKVEAEGARTPLQRTLLTTNHHGPQAVGDLVWKLKNQAKILLEANASSGAKEEAVRLFGELLGFEASRPDNEYGLGPDVTWIDPETKAGAAFELKTQKNSPAEYTKQEVGQAHNHIQWLADNEGEVSWEGLLLVGPPGVCKAEASPSDHLYLVETQALAARFLEFTAKVDDTRGRTAIERWTILNEIGGLSEWQTSGWFRALAKTKLKSLKK
- the tnpA gene encoding IS66-like element accessory protein TnpA, whose translation is MEIISGVERRRRWSKEAKLEILAEADRPGVRIGDVARRHDIYPAQIRLWRQTLSHFEASTSFLPVQLVDEVGLGQPPVASPTPVFIEISLRNGRGLKVPADIERKTLASLIACVEAA
- the tnpB gene encoding IS66 family insertion sequence element accessory protein TnpB (TnpB, as the term is used for proteins encoded by IS66 family insertion elements, is considered an accessory protein, since TnpC, encoded by a neighboring gene, is a DDE family transposase.), producing the protein MIGPSGNVRVYLACGVTDMRRGIDGLSALAETVIKEAPGSGAIFGFRGKRADRIKLLWWDGQGFCLFYKVLERGYFPWPTAKDGVAHLTQAQLSMLIEGIDWRRPAWTSAPGRTG
- the tnpC gene encoding IS66 family transposase, which gives rise to MKTTPLDSQDELAALRVLVAEQAAKLSEQEAEVGKRDSIISLLRAQLELLRHRQHGPSSEKIDRKIEQFELMLEEIEASRAEAEMRSGKAPLPELDDAPGKPKRRPLPDGLATEELVYAAPCRCPTCGGRSFLKAADKVVQVMEHVPASVKIVRHVEKRMICKDCDTTVSGEMPTLPIERGKPGPGLLAHIMVAKFDDHIPLYRLSEMYDRLGIDISRSVMADWMGRVSVLLSPLILLIRAHIAAVDRIHTDDTPVDVLDPGRGKTKTGRVWVYVFDGSGYQDPTPRATAYYYSPDRKGAHPADHLADFSGVMHADGYGGYKKLYGNQIIEAACMAHVRRKFHDVIKLKPSPIAGEALTHIGALYDIEDRIHGIPADERRALRQEHARPILRDLKVWIEDTLPTLPQKQKLAEAMRYALSRWDALSVYIDDGRVEIDNNIAERAMRPLGIGRKNWLFAGSDKGGERIANILTIIETAKLHGHNPEIYLTDVLTRIKDYPIDRLEDLLPWNMLPAGSALQKAV
- a CDS encoding alkene reductase; this translates as MSSGNSAGIFSSFKLGGLDLPSRIVMAPMTRSRAGDNEVPLEIAATYYEQRASAGLIISEGTQISRQGLGYPGTPGIHSDEQVAGWQKVTSRVHDAGGRIFAQLWHVGRISHPSLQPDNGLPVGPSAIQPAGEIFTFSGMQPFVTPRALELSEIKEIIDQYKAAAENAKRAGFDGVELHGANGYLIDQFIRDKTNRRTDAYGGTALNRVRLLLEATDALIDVWGAERVGVRLSPTNPFNDIADSHPADTFAVAVRELASRSLAYLHVVEPQQGHTVEKGEWPDIKYFRRLWDGVLMANGGYTLERANQVVNDNAADLISFGAPFLANPDLPYRFKVGAALNAPDQATFYTGGEKGYIDYPTLHEASA